From the genome of Thiovibrio frasassiensis:
TTCGATTTTGATAGACGAGGCGTACAGACGGTCCATGGTGGCGATGATTTCCGATTCGATCCCCACGCAGACCACGGTCTTGTCCAGAATATAACGGCCAACCTCGTCGATGGCGAAGATGTTGAGCGGGTCGGCAAAAGCGACCAGGACCTCGCCGGGACGTTTGCCAAGGGCGATGACCTTGTATTTTCTGGAGACGGCTTCCGGAATGATCTGAGCCACCTCAGGATCCACCACGATTTTGCGGAAGTCGATGAAGGGGATCTTCAGCTGTCGGGCAATGGTATTGGCGACGGCGGTGTCGTTGACAAAGCCGAGTTCGCGCAGGGCCTCGCCCAGTTTTATGTCGCGGTCGGTGCCATAGGCAAGGGCCTGTTGCAGCTGGGTTGCCGTGATCAACCCGCCTTCCACAAGAATGTCGCCAAATTTTCTGCGTTTTGGTGCTATTGTCATCGGCAAAGCCAAGGATGATGGTTGGGCCGGAGGGGATTGTCAGCGTGCCAGAGGCCCAAGAGTTTGGTTTTCATTGTGACCCTCGCATAAAAGGAGAGGGATACACGGGCCTCAAGTTTTCCGCCGTTGGTTCCCCTGCGGGCAAAGGTGTATCTGCTTCTCCCTCCAAAGGAGGGGTTGCTGTAGGGAGTGGGGCGGGCAGCGGCATGGTCTGCACCACCTTGCTCGGCTGGCTGGGCGGTTGCTTCGGGGTATTGGTCTGACCGTTGATCCAGACAATCACTTTTTCCTGCCAGAGTTCCATGGATTGTCTGCCATCATCGGCCAGTTGCGTAAACCAAGCCGTTGTTTGCAGATACCATTGGGGCATGGCATCCCTATCGTAGGAGATGGTCTGTGCAAGCCAGGGCGGAGCAAAGGCGGTTGCCCAGAAGAGGAGGATCAGGAGGCAAAATCCCGTCCCCCACCGGAGCACACGGGAGGCAAGCAGGCCCCGCTGCTTCGGGGTATTGAAGGAGGCTATTGCCTCGTTGACGATTTTTCGGGAGATTTTGGTTTTCTTTTCGGCATAGGCAACCAGCAACGCCCTGCTCATGATTTTGTTGATCAGGCGGGGATACCCTTTGGTGTAGCGCCAGATAAGGTCAGTGGTGGCAAAGGAGCGCGGCATTTCATAGACGCCGCTTTTCTTGAAACGGTGGAGGATATAGTTGACCATTTCCTGCTTTGAAAGGGGGGCGAGGGTCTCCATGATGGAGACCCGCTGGACAAGCTGGCGCATGTTGGTTTGGGAAAGCTTGCCGCGCAGCTCCGGCTGACCGAAGAGCACGATTTGCAAGAGTTTCTGGGTATCGGTTTCAAAATTGGAGAGCAACCGGAGCTGCTCCAGGCTTTCGTCGGGAAGATTTTGTGCTTCGTCGATAACGATAAGCAGCTTCTTGCCCTGTTGTGCCAGAGCGTACAGATGGTCGTTTAAGATGCGCAGGAGCGAGTCGAGGCTGGCCGGATGTTCCGGCGGGCCGGCCAGGCCGATATCCTGAAAAATGGCGAGAAGCAGTTCAAGGCGGGAAAGGTGAGGCGAGAGGATCACGGCGGTTTCAAACCGGTCGGGCAGATCATCCATCATCAAACGGAGCATCAGGGTTTTGCCGGTGCCGATCTCGCCGGTGATGATGATGAATCCCTCGTCTCCTGCGAGGCCGTAACGGATCACCTCACGTAGGGCGGCATGTCCCTTGGTGGGGAAGTAATAATTCCTGTCCGGTGTCATCCGGAACGGGTCGTCCTGTAGGCCGAAAAACTCAAGATGACTCATTGTGGCGGTAGTGTTTTTCCCTGGTTTGTTTTTGCCGAATCGTCAGCGGGAAGTGCCTCTTCCTTATGGTTGTCCTTGGGAGAGCCTGAAGGCACGGATTCTTTAATCGGCGCATTGCCAGTTCCTTCCTTAAGGGGGGAGGGGGGCGTTGCCTCGGCGGTTTGTGGGCGGCTCATATTGACAATGTGGGGGGTGATAAAGACCATGAGTTCCGACTGGTCGTTACGTTTGTTTGAGTTCTTGAAGAGGTTGCCAATGATCGGGATGTCTCCCAGCCCCGGCACCTTGCTGTTCGAATTGCTCTTGTTCTGTTGGACAATGCCGCCGATGACCACGGTGACATTGTCTTCGAGAAAAAGATTGGTGGTGATCGCCTGTTTGTTGATGAGAAGCCCACTGGCCCCGGTGGTTGACTGGTCAACACTGTCGTTGGTGACCCCGACATCCAGAATGATATAACCACCCTGCAAGACGGTGGGTTTGACCTTGAGGCCAAGGTTTGCCTCCCGAAAGGTGGTGTTGACGGTGTTGGCGGTCTGGGTCACGTAGGGAACTTCCTTGCCTTGTTTGATCTCTGCTTCCTTGCCGTCGAGGACAAGAACGCTGGGCGAGGAAAGGATTTCCAGCAGGCTGTCGGACTGCATGGCCTGGAGTTCCACGTTGAGATTGACGTTCTGGCGGATAAAGCCGAAGGCCAAGCTGGTGGTGGGATCAGGGGCATGCAGGTCAACGCTGGAGGTGATCGGGTTGATCTTGCTGGCAAGGGCAGCGGCATCCATATAGTTGTTGTAGCCCCAGATGATGCCCAGCTGTTTCTTGGCCTCGTTGGAGATGGAGACGATGCGGGCCTCGATATGCACCTGGGGGATGGGCTGGTCAAGCTCGGTGAGCATGTCGCGCAGTAGGGGGATGTTCCCGGCCCGATCTTGGATAATCAGGCAGTTGCCGCGGTTGGTCAGGGTGATCGTGCCATTCGGGCCCAGGAGAGGTTTCAGCTGGTCAAGATAGGCGGCGGCGTTGCCGAACTTGGTGCAGAGCCGTTCGCTGGCAAGGTCGCGCTGTTGTCCTTGAAAATCGGCTTTTTTCTCCACGAAGATGACGTTGTTTTTCTGGTAGTACCGCAGCTGCTTGGCGTCCATGATCACCTGAAAGGCCTCATAGAGATTCAGCTTTTCAACGTCGAGGTTGATGGTGTCGGTGATATTGTCCGCCACCAGGATATTGATCCCGGCTTGGCGCCCCATGCCGCGCAAAAGGAGGGAGACCGAGAGGTTTTCCGTCCGGAGGGAGGCGGGAAAATTTTTCAGCCCGGAGAGCAAGGGGGCATCATTTTCTGGCCCCAGCGGGGCGGCGGTCAGACTGCTTTCCGGGAGGAGTCCTTGCGCCAAAACAAGCAGGGCAGACAAGAAGATGGCGTGCAGGCAGGAGGTTCGCATCAGTGTTTTTTATCCTTCATGGGCAGAGGCCTGGGTGAGGCCTCGAGCCACAGTGTATAGGCGGCGCCATTTTGTTCAAAAATAACCAGATCCTTGAGGATCTGTTGGATAACCGAGTCGTTGACCCTCTCTCCCTTGGTGACCAAGTGGTCATTGATAACGGCCTGGGGATTGTTCTTGTCCCAGATTATACCAGAGAGGGTCAAGCCGCCAATGGAATTGCTTTTCTCCCGGGGCTCCTGGCTTTTGAAAAAGCTGATCTGCTCGCGGCTCCAATTGAAAGGATCTCTTTCCAGGGTTGGGTTGGTGGTTTTTTGGCCCCGATGGGCCTCGATCTTTTCAGGCCGTACCGTGAGCACCTGTGGCTCTGCCGACAGAAGAGGGAGCGCGTACCCAAGGAGCAGGACTGTAAAAAGGATGATTCTGCCCGTCTGTCGGCACGACAATCTCTTTCCTCGCACCACCAGCAGGGGAATCTGTCGTTTTTTTATCATGGCTTGTCCAGGGTTGTTCTGCCGACAACCATACTGAATTTAACCTTGGCCTGCTGATCATAGCCTGCGTTGGTGAGACGGAGCACGGAAAGATCTTCGATGATGCCTATCTCGGGTCTCCCTTCAATATATTGCAGGTATTTGTAGAGCAAGGGAAAGGGAACCTCCCCGGCCAAAGTCACTGAGTTCAGGGTGAATCCGTTCAGGGAACGGTCTTCCAATTGACTCATCTGTTGCAAATGGTTTTCCATGTTGATCGGAGCATTGGCATGCAGAGTAAAAAGAGTCTTGGAAAACTGCTCGCGGTCTGTCATCAATTGCCAATTTTCCTCGATAAGGCGGATCTGCAGGGCCAAGGTCTCTGTCTGTTCCCGCAGTCCCTTTTGTTCGGTCTCAAGTTGGGAAACCTGCGCGGCGAGGACCTTGCCCAGCTGGGCGGGAGCGGTGCTCTCGACCTCAATTTTTTGGGCGAGTTTCTGCTGGAGCACCATTTTCTGCGGAGCCAGGAGCAGGGTTGAACCCCCATAGAGAATGGCTGCGCAGGCCAGAACCCCCAGGAGCAGTTTTCGCAGCTCAACAAAGGCCTCCGGATCGCTTTTTAACAGGAAAAACCACTCTTTCAGTTTGTTCCCGAGAATGATGAGTTGTTGGCTGTTCACGATGGATCAGGTTCTCGTTTCAGTTGAAAGGCGATGGTAAAGGTAAAGTCTGTTTTTTTTGCATCGGAGCTGCGATCAAGGTCGCGAAGCATAACATTGCTAAAAAGCGGGGTGTTGCCCAGTGCTTTTACAAAAGCGGGAAGCTCCCGGTACTGGACGGCGGTACCGAAAATCTGGCCGCTATCCTTCTGGAAGATAATTTTTTCGCAACGAACCGAAGAAGGCATTGTCGTGCTGATGGCTGCAAGCATTCTGGAGAAATATTTCTTCCGTTCCTGGATAGTGGTGAGTTTAGTCGCCTGACCGTTCAACCGTTCCTTTTCGTCTTTCTGCTGTTTGATGTTGTTGGTCAGCAAGACGATCTTTGCCTGGGTTGCGGTTATTTCCCCGGCCCGTTGCTGGGCCACGGCAATCTCTTGGCTCAACGTGCTGATCCTGGATTTAAGGATCCGGTCGCTGGCGGCAAGAAAAAGAATGACAAGGGCAAGAAGAATGCCGACCACGGGCAGGGTTGTTTTCCTGATCCTTTCGTCAAGGGGCAGTTGCGGAACAAGGTTGATTCGTTCAAGCATGGTTCACCACCTCGCCCCTGTACCGAGGGCCAGGACATGCAACAGAGGGGAACAATCCGGGCCTCCGGCTGTGGAGGTCAAGGATTTGCACTGGGCCCCGAGGAGATTGTTACTGCTTTCCAATAGTTCAGGCCAGAAACCGTCGGCCCCTCCGACAAAGATGTTTCTGATGGCAGCACCCTTTTGAATGGAGGCGTAATAATCACGGGTGCGGAGAATTTCCAGGGGGATTTTATGCAGATAATCCGTCCAAGAGGCGGTGTCCGTTTCTTCCTGGGAAGCGGCAAAGGCGGCTGCAGGAGTGGGGTCACCCTTGCCACCAGAGGACTCTTTGGAAGAAAGAATGGAAAAGTCAGCAAGAATGGAGGCGGTGTCCACCTGTTCTTCAAATTGCGGCGGCTCTTCAACGAGAATGAGCAGATCGTCGGTTAATTTCGGCAAATCGGTTGCTGAAGGCAGTTCTATGTCCATTGGTGATTGAAAGCAGATCTCTCCCTGTGGCTGCAGAGCTTTTACCGTGCGGATGAGGGGAAGCTTGCCTTTTTCGTATACGGCAAGGGAGATGCTGTCTTGCCAGAGTAAAACGCAGAGGGAGGCCTCGTGTGGAGGCACCATTTTTTCTTGGAAAAGAAAGGTGAAAGCGGCGAAGACGTCCGGTTCCAAAAAAGAGACCTTGATCTGTTTTCTCATAAATTCCCTGCGGATCTTATGAAACAGACCGGCAGGGAAAAGATAGACCGTGATCTGGAGACGGTCTTTGAAACGGCCCGTGATCTGCCAATCATAAATGAACTCATTGAGCGGCTGATGCAGGGCTTTGGCAAGGTGGTAGGGCAGGGCTTTGCCCACCGCGCCATCCGGCATGGCCGGGATGGTGGTGGTGAGCACTTCAAAAAAGGTGAGGGGGAGAGCCATGGAGACCAGCCCATGGAGACTCCCGACGCCGGCGAGTAAGCGGGGAATAGTGACATCCGCAGTGATAGCGCTGTCCGTTGTGGCAAGCACATGCAGCTGCGCCATGCCTGACGGCCCTTTGGAGACCTCGGCCAGCATGGTGCTCTCGCTGTCGCCGGTCAGAGCGAGATACCTTTTGTTGTTGAAGGGCAGCTTCATAAAAAAGATGGATTCATCCTCTTTGTCATTGCGGTTCCGGTGTCTGTCCAAATTGAGTCGGCCCCGCAAACAGGGAGGCGACCCATTGGTCATCAAAAAAATCTGCCTGCCCGAGAAGGTCGAGATTCTTGCGAAGCAGGGGGTGGTTTGGTGCCAGGGCGTGGGCCTCGCGGAAGAGCCTTTTGGCCGGGGCGCGCAATCCTAACTCGGCAAGGGCCACCGCCATGTTGATCAGGGCCTCTGGCCGGTCGGGCCGTTGCCTGCGGGCCTGATCGAGAGAGTAGATCCCCCGCCAGTGCTGGTTTTCCTGGATAAGCGCAATTCCGGTGTCGTTGAGTTGCCGGTACAGGTCTTTGTCCGTGTCTGACGGCAACGGTGCAACCGAAACCGCCGGGGTCGGAGGCAGCTTTGGGGATTGCTCCGTCAGGGAAGTTGGCGCCGTGGTCGATGGAGCACTCTCTGTGTCAGGGCTGGCAATGGGCCGAACATCTTTGTGCTTTGGCAGGGTAAGAAATAAGAGCAAGGCGAGGCACAGTAAGGCCGAGCCACTGAGCAGGACAATCCGTCGTGTCCTGCTTTTGTTTGCGGTCAGTTCAATTCCCGCGGCAGGCGCTGCTTTTTTCTCGGAAAAAACGCCCTTTTCGCCGGTGCGGATCTTTTCCAGGGTATTGTAGAGTCTGCTCACGCGTCAGCTTACCACTCAGAAGGCCGTCTGTCGGCGGAATCTACGTTGTCGGTGAGTTGTCGGTCGTCATTCACATAGAAGATTGCATCAACCCCCCGGCCATTGGCATCACGCGCATTGCCAGGATAGTAGGCCCAGCCGGCGGATTCATCAGCCAGTCTGGGGTTTGCCAGGGCATCGGTCATGCTTTTTTCGGAAACACCGGAAGGGCTGGCATATATGCCCGGGGGTTGGTCCGGGAGGTTGCAGAGCGGCAGGGCCTTGTTTTGTTCGGTGGAGTAAAAATCGCTGCGGACAATGCGTAACCCGATCAAGGAAGCGGGACGGGTGGAAAGGCGCAATTCGTTGAATTGCAGCTCTTCCAGGGTGGGCCAGTCAGGATTGTCGCCGGTTGGCCCGGTGTTGACACCGGAGGCAAGGATCTTGGCATGGGCCAATTCGAGTCCGCCCCGGATAGCGGCGAGCTTGCCTTTGACCACCGCGATCTTGGCTTCCTTCTGGATGTTGAGATAGTAAGGAATCGCCGTGGCGGAAATGAGCCCGAGGAGGATGATGACGATGATGAGCTCAATGAGGGTAAAGCCTTTGTTGTTAAGCCTAAGCAATGGAAAACCTCCTGTTCCATGGTGTTTGTTCAGGGACAACATCGCTTCCCAACGAATTATCAGTGGAATTATTACCTTTTATCATATCTTTTTGTGACACACAAACAAATAACTTATTGTTTTATTAGGGAAAAATAATAAATAAGCATCATTTTTAATGATGGGCGGGTTAAATAATGTTTTTTTGCCTAGTAAAAAAACAATATTTTTAGATAGTTAGAGAACGTTTGGGAGTGCTTACCATTGTAATAAGTGGCTAGCAATAAGGAGGACTCTGTATTTTTTGAAGATGACGGAGGGAGGGTTACAGTTTGTAGTTGGCTTCAACCGTGCGGCTGATACCTGTGCCATGAAAGCCACGGACCCGGATGGTTACGTTTGTGCCTGGAGCAGAAAAAGCAAAGGCGGGTCCATCGGGAGGGAATTCTGTTGTAAGTCCTCCTACCGTGGGGATTACAGGTGCCGCAATTCCACCGCCACCATCATCCCCGAGAATATTCAACCGCAGGGTGGACTCGGCACTGTACAGGGCTTGGCCCCAGAGGTAATCCTCAGCCGAGGAGGTCTGGGTGGTTATGGTGTATCGGGTGATCAACAGGCCGAAGAGGGCGAGGATGACAATGGCAAAAATGGCAGTGACCAGGGCGATGCCGCGCCGGTTGGCAAGGGGGGCAAGATATTCAGGGCACATTACGGATCTGGACCTCCTTGTGGAAGTTTACGGTTTCCCCGTTACGCAAGATGGCGAAATGGATGCTCACCACACTGTTTCGGGTTGAGGTCCCGGGATCGTAAGTGAAATAGGGCAATCCATTGCTTGGCACTACATTCTGGGCGAGGGGTTGTGGGTTGGCAAAAGCGGCCAAGGCACCTCCGGCATCCCTTGCGGCGGTTGATCGTGAGAGGGTTGTGCCTGTCACATCGAAACGGACGGCTAGTGCGCGCACCGCATAGTAGCGATTGTAGGGCGAGGCAATACCGATAGCCGGTGCCAAGGTCATGGGATTGGTCCCGTTGCTCGTCACTGTGTATACGCTGCTCCCACCGGCGAAGACATCCCAGGAGGTATTGTAAATGGAAACCAAGGTGCCAAGCGGCAGGCCTGCTGCTGCGATGGCGGTCCTGTCGGTGATGGTTGTGGTGCCGGTGGGATAAACTTCCGTGTACTGACCAAAGACCCCGGCCATGCTGTTTTCATCGATCACGCCGAAGCTGATGGTGTCATCAATGGCATCCCCATTTGAATCAAACGGTTCTTGCACTGCATTGGGCACGGCGATATGGATCTCCCGTTCCATCCGCACCAGAGCGGATTTGCCTTCCTCATACATCTCCATACGGGCATCGGTGGCAAAGAACCCCCTGAACGCCTCGCTGATGAAACCGGCCCCCATTGCCCCCAGGATGCCGAGCAGGACAATGATGATGATCAATTCGACCAGGGTGAATCCGTGTTGTTTTCTTTCGAATGGAGCCATATAATTTCTATTTTTTCCTAGATATTGCAGGAAACCGCGACAAAACGGAAAATCTCAGACAAGGGGGAGGTGATAGTCACCACCACCAGTTTGGTGTCGGTGGTATTACCTCCGGCATTGTCGGTGGTTTGGTCGATGGTGTTGGTGGTACTGGCGATGTAACGCACCGCCACCTGCCGACGGTAGCCGGGGAGATTGGATGCCGCACCGTTTTGGTCCGTGAAGTTATCGGTCTCATCGATGCCGTTGTAGTCGTCCACATCATCAAAGTTGATTCTAATTTCGGGAATTGTTTCATTCGGGCCGAGGTTAGCCGTCGGAGTCGCAGTAGTAACGCAGGCATCAATGAGGGTCGGACGCGTGACCTGATTAGGGCTCTCGCCGGTACAGATCGGCCCCCCGCCCATGGGGGAGTTTTCATCCCAGCGCTTGGCCATGATCTCATCCATCATGGCCTGCCCCAGAGAGATGGCCCGTTCCCGGATCACCGGGTCGGGGCTATGGGTAATGGCGCTGAAGAATGGCACCAGGATTCCGGCAACCGTACCGAGAATGACGATGGTGATGACAATCTCGATCAGGGTAAAGCCCCGGCTGTGGTGCGATGTTTTCTTTGTGAAAATTTCGGCTTCCATTTTTAGTTCA
Proteins encoded in this window:
- a CDS encoding ExeA family protein, which encodes MTPDRNYYFPTKGHAALREVIRYGLAGDEGFIIITGEIGTGKTLMLRLMMDDLPDRFETAVILSPHLSRLELLLAIFQDIGLAGPPEHPASLDSLLRILNDHLYALAQQGKKLLIVIDEAQNLPDESLEQLRLLSNFETDTQKLLQIVLFGQPELRGKLSQTNMRQLVQRVSIMETLAPLSKQEMVNYILHRFKKSGVYEMPRSFATTDLIWRYTKGYPRLINKIMSRALLVAYAEKKTKISRKIVNEAIASFNTPKQRGLLASRVLRWGTGFCLLILLFWATAFAPPWLAQTISYDRDAMPQWYLQTTAWFTQLADDGRQSMELWQEKVIVWINGQTNTPKQPPSQPSKVVQTMPLPAPLPTATPPLEGEADTPLPAGEPTAENLRPVYPSPFMRGSQ
- a CDS encoding PilN domain-containing protein, which produces MLERINLVPQLPLDERIRKTTLPVVGILLALVILFLAASDRILKSRISTLSQEIAVAQQRAGEITATQAKIVLLTNNIKQQKDEKERLNGQATKLTTIQERKKYFSRMLAAISTTMPSSVRCEKIIFQKDSGQIFGTAVQYRELPAFVKALGNTPLFSNVMLRDLDRSSDAKKTDFTFTIAFQLKREPDPS
- a CDS encoding prepilin-type N-terminal cleavage/methylation domain-containing protein, which produces MLRLNNKGFTLIELIIVIILLGLISATAIPYYLNIQKEAKIAVVKGKLAAIRGGLELAHAKILASGVNTGPTGDNPDWPTLEELQFNELRLSTRPASLIGLRIVRSDFYSTEQNKALPLCNLPDQPPGIYASPSGVSEKSMTDALANPRLADESAGWAYYPGNARDANGRGVDAIFYVNDDRQLTDNVDSADRRPSEW
- a CDS encoding prepilin-type N-terminal cleavage/methylation domain-containing protein; amino-acid sequence: MAPFERKQHGFTLVELIIIIVLLGILGAMGAGFISEAFRGFFATDARMEMYEEGKSALVRMEREIHIAVPNAVQEPFDSNGDAIDDTISFGVIDENSMAGVFGQYTEVYPTGTTTITDRTAIAAAGLPLGTLVSIYNTSWDVFAGGSSVYTVTSNGTNPMTLAPAIGIASPYNRYYAVRALAVRFDVTGTTLSRSTAARDAGGALAAFANPQPLAQNVVPSNGLPYFTYDPGTSTRNSVVSIHFAILRNGETVNFHKEVQIRNVP
- a CDS encoding type II secretion system protein encodes the protein MEAEIFTKKTSHHSRGFTLIEIVITIVILGTVAGILVPFFSAITHSPDPVIRERAISLGQAMMDEIMAKRWDENSPMGGGPICTGESPNQVTRPTLIDACVTTATPTANLGPNETIPEIRINFDDVDDYNGIDETDNFTDQNGAASNLPGYRRQVAVRYIASTTNTIDQTTDNAGGNTTDTKLVVVTITSPLSEIFRFVAVSCNI